In Bufo gargarizans isolate SCDJY-AF-19 chromosome 6, ASM1485885v1, whole genome shotgun sequence, a single genomic region encodes these proteins:
- the LOC122939930 gene encoding oocyte zinc finger protein XlCOF6.1-like codes for MFSGHINLQHDFNHLMTFTIFLSQLVNPGEDLNIIYVTETHVRGDEQSTEDIPTDIRPDDCNRSSEEHLVSSHFKADDHVVTQGTYEKHAIITDVPSDIYSKNPSSDVMKHAEQKAFSCTECNKYFNQKSDLVRHQKIHTGEKPFPCPECGKCFTLKKTLVTHQKIHTGEKPFSCSECGKCFNKKLHLVTHQIIHTGEKPYSCSECGKCFTNGSNLLKHRHIHTGVKPHSCSECRKCFTQKSALVTHQRTHTGEKPFSCLECGKCFTWKTDFVRHQRSHTGEKPYSCSECRKCFTQKSALVTHQRTHTGEKPFSCLECGKCFTCKSDFVRHQRTHTGEKPFSCLECGKCFTYKTDFVRHQRSHTGEKPFSCSECGKRFTRKLNLVTHQIIHTGEKPYSCSECRKCFTQKSALVTHQRTHTGERPYSCS; via the exons ATGTTTTCTGGTCATATAAACCTTCAACATGACTTCAACCATCTGATGACTTTTACAATATTTCtttcacagcttgtgaatccaggtgaagatctgaacattatatatgttacagagacacatgtgaggggtgatgagcagagtacagaggacattcctacagatatccgcccag aTGACTGTAACAGGAGCTCAGAAGAACATCTGGTGTCTTCACATTTTAAAGCAGATGATCACGTTGTAACACAAGGTACCTATGAAAAACATGCCATTATCACAGATGTACCCTCTGACATTTACAGCAAAAATCCATCATCTGATGTAATGAAACACGCAGAGCAGAAGGCATTTTCTTGTACAGAATGTAATAAATATTTCAACCAGAAATCAGaccttgttagacatcagaaaattcacacaggggagaagccatttccatgcccagaatgtgggaaatgtttcacttTAAAGAAAACGTTGgttacacatcagaaaattcacacaggggagaaaccgttttcatgttcagaatgtgggaaatgttttaacaagaAATTACATCTCGTTACACATCagataattcacacaggagagaagccatattcatgttcagaatgtgggaaatgttttacaaacgGATCAAATCTTTTAAAACATAGGCATATTCACACAGGGGTGAAACCacattcatgttctgaatgtaggaaatgttttacccagaaGTCAGCACTTGTTACGcatcaaagaactcacacaggggagaagccattttcatgtttagaatgtgggaaatgttttacttggaaaacagattttgttagacatcagaggagtcacacaggggagaagccatattcatgttctgaatgtaggaaatgttttacccagaaGTCAGCGCTTGTTACGcatcaaagaactcacacaggggagaagccattttcatgtttagaatgtgggaaatgttttacttgcAAATCAGATTTTGTAAGacatcaaagaactcacacaggggagaagccattttcatgtttagaatgtgggaaatgttttacttatAAAACAGATTTTGTTAGACATCagaggagtcacacaggggagaagccattctcatgttcagaatgtgggaaacgttttACCAGGAAATTAAATCTCGTTACACATCAaataattcacacaggagagaagccatattcatgttctgaatgtaggaaatgttttacccagaaGTCAGCACTTGTTACGcatcaaagaactcacacaggggagaggccATATTCATGTTCTTAA